One Paenibacillus sp. FSL W8-0186 genomic window carries:
- the glpK gene encoding glycerol kinase GlpK, translated as MEQYILALDQGTTSTRAILFNKQGEIVHLAQREFPQYFPKPGWVEHNPNEIWGSTLAVIASCLSESGVKPGQVAGIGITNQRETTIIWEKETGNHIYNAVVWQSRQTADICEELMAAGHNPVFQQKTGLLIDPYFSGTKVKWILDHVEGARERAEKGELLFGTIDSWLIWKLTGGQVHVTDYSNASRTLMYNIHELCWDDELLELLQVPKAMLPEVRSSSEVYGRTAPYHFFGHEVPIAGAAGDQQAALFGQNCFERGMVKTTYGTGCFMLMNTGDQPVSSGHGLITSIAWGIGGKVEYALEGSIFVSGSAIQWLRDGLRMFRESKDSERYAERVQSTEGVYVVPAFVGLGSPYWDSDVRGAVFGLTRGTSKEHFIRATLESLAYQTKDILVAMEKDCGYKVNTMRVDGGAVSNTFLMAFQSDILDVPVERPAVRETTALGAAYLAGLAVGYWRDLEEIRRIWSLERRFEPTMPEDERESLYNGWKKAIYAAMAFK; from the coding sequence ATGGAACAATATATACTTGCTCTTGACCAGGGAACTACGAGTACGCGGGCGATTCTGTTTAACAAGCAAGGGGAGATCGTACATTTGGCGCAGCGCGAATTTCCGCAATATTTTCCAAAGCCAGGGTGGGTGGAGCATAATCCCAATGAAATTTGGGGTTCCACTCTCGCGGTGATCGCTTCCTGCTTGTCGGAGTCAGGGGTAAAGCCGGGACAGGTGGCCGGCATCGGCATCACGAACCAAAGGGAAACAACGATCATTTGGGAGAAGGAGACCGGAAATCATATCTATAATGCCGTTGTATGGCAATCCCGGCAGACGGCGGATATTTGCGAGGAGCTGATGGCGGCGGGCCATAATCCAGTATTCCAGCAAAAGACGGGACTGCTGATCGATCCCTACTTCTCAGGGACGAAAGTGAAGTGGATTCTGGATCATGTCGAGGGAGCAAGGGAGCGTGCAGAAAAGGGAGAGCTGCTCTTCGGTACGATCGATTCCTGGCTCATTTGGAAGCTGACCGGCGGCCAGGTGCATGTGACCGACTACTCCAACGCATCGAGGACCTTGATGTATAACATTCATGAGCTATGCTGGGATGACGAACTTCTGGAGCTGCTTCAAGTTCCGAAAGCCATGCTTCCCGAAGTACGCTCATCTTCTGAGGTTTACGGACGGACGGCGCCTTACCATTTCTTTGGACATGAGGTGCCGATTGCGGGAGCTGCGGGCGACCAGCAGGCCGCTTTATTCGGACAAAACTGCTTCGAGCGGGGCATGGTAAAAACGACGTACGGCACAGGCTGCTTCATGCTGATGAATACGGGCGATCAGCCAGTCTCGTCGGGTCATGGCCTCATTACATCGATTGCCTGGGGGATCGGCGGCAAGGTTGAGTATGCGCTTGAGGGAAGTATCTTCGTCTCCGGTTCAGCCATACAATGGCTAAGAGACGGTTTGCGGATGTTTAGGGAGTCGAAGGACAGCGAAAGGTATGCCGAACGCGTCCAGTCCACGGAGGGGGTATACGTCGTGCCGGCCTTTGTCGGCTTAGGCAGCCCATATTGGGACAGCGACGTTCGAGGCGCTGTATTTGGCCTCACTCGGGGAACGAGTAAGGAGCATTTTATCCGCGCAACCCTTGAATCCTTGGCTTATCAGACCAAAGACATTCTAGTGGCGATGGAGAAGGATTGCGGCTACAAGGTGAATACAATGCGGGTAGACGGGGGAGCGGTATCGAATACGTTCCTGATGGCATTCCAAAGCGATATTCTCGATGTTCCGGTGGAACGTCCGGCTGTGCGCGAGACGACCGCGCTAGGCGCAGCCTATCTGGCCGGGCTTGCCGTCGGTTATTGGCGGGATCTTGAAGAAATTCGCCGCATTTGGAGCTTGGAACGGCGATTTGAACCGACAATGCCGGAAGATGAGCGTGAATCGCTCTACAATGGCTGGAAAAAAGCCATTTATGCCGCTATGGCCTTCAAATGA
- the thiC gene encoding phosphomethylpyrimidine synthase ThiC translates to MASETSNNTVNPEFLAFPGSRKVYLQGSRPDIQVPMREIALAPTVRGESVEENEPVRVYDCSGPYTDANYHADIRTGLPANRKNWILERGDVEVYEGRSIRPEDDGYQTEMQLDQTETFPGLRRKPLRAKAGRNVTQMHYARKGIITPEMEYISIRENVTPEFVRREVAEGRAIIPSNINHPESEPMIIGRHFLVKINANIGNSAVASSIEEEVEKMRWATRWGADTIMDLSTGKNIHTTREWIIRNSPVPVGTVPLYQALEKVGGKAEALSWEVYRDTLIEQAEQGVDYFTIHAGVLLRYIPLTAKRVTGIVSRGGSIMAAWCLAHHQENFLYTHFEEICEIMKSYDIAFSLGDGLRPGSIADANDEAQFAELETLGELTQIAWEHDVQVMIEGPGHVPMHLIKENVDKQMEICQEAPFYTLGPLTTDIAPGYDHITSAIGAAMIGWFGTAMLCYVTPKEHLGLPNKDDVREGVIAYKIAAHAADLAKGHPGAQERDNALSKARFEFRWRDQFNLSLDPERALEYHDETLPAEGAKTAHFCSMCGPKFCSMRITQDIRDYAKQHGIEEEEAIANGLKEKSRQFKEAGNVIYR, encoded by the coding sequence ATGGCAAGCGAAACCAGCAACAACACAGTCAACCCCGAGTTCTTAGCTTTTCCGGGCAGCCGCAAGGTGTATCTTCAAGGTTCACGGCCGGATATACAAGTGCCCATGAGAGAGATTGCACTTGCGCCGACCGTTCGCGGAGAATCGGTAGAAGAGAATGAACCTGTTCGGGTATATGATTGCAGCGGTCCTTACACAGACGCTAACTATCATGCGGATATTAGGACAGGGCTTCCAGCGAACCGCAAAAATTGGATTCTGGAGCGGGGGGATGTGGAGGTTTATGAAGGCAGGAGCATCAGACCTGAGGATGATGGATACCAAACTGAAATGCAGCTTGATCAGACGGAGACATTCCCCGGCCTGCGCCGTAAGCCTTTAAGAGCTAAAGCCGGCCGCAATGTGACGCAGATGCATTACGCAAGAAAGGGTATCATCACGCCCGAAATGGAGTACATTTCAATCCGGGAGAACGTGACTCCGGAATTCGTACGCAGGGAAGTTGCCGAAGGCAGAGCGATTATTCCCTCCAACATTAATCATCCCGAAAGCGAGCCGATGATTATAGGCCGTCATTTTCTGGTCAAAATCAATGCAAACATCGGCAATTCGGCCGTCGCCTCCTCCATTGAGGAGGAAGTGGAGAAGATGAGATGGGCGACCCGTTGGGGCGCTGACACGATTATGGATCTTTCCACGGGGAAAAACATTCATACGACGCGGGAGTGGATCATCCGCAATTCACCGGTGCCTGTAGGCACAGTCCCGCTCTACCAGGCATTGGAGAAGGTAGGCGGAAAGGCCGAGGCACTGAGCTGGGAAGTCTACCGCGATACATTGATCGAGCAAGCGGAGCAGGGTGTCGACTATTTTACGATCCATGCCGGAGTGCTTCTGCGGTATATTCCGTTAACGGCTAAGCGTGTCACAGGCATTGTATCTCGCGGCGGGTCCATCATGGCAGCCTGGTGCCTTGCTCATCATCAAGAAAACTTTCTCTATACCCATTTTGAAGAAATCTGTGAAATCATGAAAAGCTATGACATCGCTTTTTCGCTTGGCGACGGCCTGCGGCCGGGTTCGATTGCGGATGCTAACGACGAAGCTCAGTTCGCTGAGCTCGAGACGCTCGGCGAACTGACCCAAATCGCTTGGGAGCATGACGTTCAGGTGATGATCGAAGGGCCGGGCCACGTACCGATGCACTTAATTAAAGAAAATGTAGACAAACAAATGGAGATATGCCAGGAGGCTCCTTTCTATACGCTGGGTCCGCTAACTACGGATATCGCTCCAGGCTATGATCATATTACTTCAGCGATAGGAGCGGCCATGATTGGTTGGTTCGGGACGGCTATGCTGTGTTATGTGACGCCTAAGGAACACCTCGGCCTCCCTAATAAAGACGATGTTCGCGAGGGAGTCATTGCTTATAAAATAGCTGCACATGCAGCTGATCTAGCGAAGGGACATCCTGGGGCCCAGGAACGAGACAACGCGTTATCCAAGGCCCGGTTCGAATTCCGCTGGCGGGACCAATTCAACCTCTCGCTCGATCCTGAGAGGGCTCTGGAGTATCATGATGAAACACTGCCCGCGGAAGGAGCCAAGACCGCTCACTTCTGTTCCATGTGCGGCCCTAAATTTTGCAGCATGAGAATCACTCAGGACATTCGCGATTATGCCAAGCAGCATGGAATTGAAGAAGAGGAGGCTATCGCCAATGGCCTTAAGGAAAAATCACGGCAGTTCAAAGAAGCGGGAA
- a CDS encoding MarR family transcriptional regulator: protein MDPNLDHYIDRLQSKFSVVVKKLQNEIMQHRDLPLTGPQFHMLSLIAKERSCNVTYLAEALVVKPSAITVMLDRLVQNGYVERRHDEQDRRAVLLSVTEHGKEVYDKARKKSREVLANYFACLDENEKEVLERVINKFDEVGRLRLKEKEAGEA, encoded by the coding sequence GTGGATCCGAATCTCGATCACTATATAGACCGGCTCCAATCGAAGTTTTCGGTAGTCGTCAAGAAGCTGCAAAACGAAATCATGCAGCACCGCGATCTGCCGTTAACGGGGCCTCAGTTCCATATGCTGTCGCTCATAGCGAAGGAGCGGAGCTGCAATGTCACTTATTTGGCGGAGGCACTGGTCGTGAAGCCGAGCGCGATCACGGTTATGCTTGACCGTCTCGTTCAGAACGGATACGTCGAACGCAGGCATGATGAACAGGATCGCCGTGCCGTGCTGTTATCCGTTACAGAGCATGGCAAGGAAGTGTATGATAAGGCGCGGAAGAAATCCAGGGAAGTGCTGGCCAATTACTTCGCTTGCCTGGATGAGAATGAGAAGGAAGTGCTGGAACGCGTTATTAATAAGTTTGATGAGGTGGGGCGTTTACGCCTTAAAGAGAAAGAAGCTGGTGAAGCCTAG
- a CDS encoding LuxR C-terminal-related transcriptional regulator, which translates to MKSSDRNSKFLLTHREREVFELLVQDKTTRDIAGQLFISEKTVRNHISNVMQKLNVKGRAQAVVELIKLGELKI; encoded by the coding sequence TTGAAAAGCAGCGATCGTAACAGCAAATTTCTGTTGACTCATCGTGAGCGGGAAGTTTTTGAACTCCTCGTGCAGGATAAAACGACGCGCGACATTGCGGGGCAATTATTCATTAGCGAGAAGACCGTACGAAATCATATTTCTAATGTCATGCAGAAATTGAACGTAAAAGGTCGTGCGCAGGCGGTTGTCGAGCTGATTAAGCTTGGGGAGCTGAAGATCTGA